The Thermococcus thermotolerans genome contains a region encoding:
- a CDS encoding type II toxin-antitoxin system VapC family toxin: MGVVIDSSVVLKALLPPPRNLDEEILKRELEAHEKCQFILETIEEKRIEIHSPAVIVVEVAGVIRRITGDEYRASIASDTIEDNFILHYDAEILEKAREVATLTGASGFDAYFIATARLLNLPLITDDRGMHLRARKLEIESLLVRENSIREIERVLR; the protein is encoded by the coding sequence ATGGGAGTAGTCATAGACTCCTCAGTTGTCCTCAAGGCACTCTTACCTCCCCCCAGAAATCTCGATGAGGAGATACTCAAAAGGGAGCTTGAAGCTCACGAGAAGTGTCAGTTCATACTTGAGACGATAGAAGAGAAAAGAATTGAAATTCACTCACCAGCCGTAATCGTCGTTGAAGTAGCTGGGGTCATCAGGAGGATCACCGGAGACGAATACAGGGCGTCGATCGCCAGCGACACCATCGAAGATAATTTCATACTTCACTATGATGCAGAGATTCTGGAAAAAGCCAGGGAGGTCGCCACCCTTACTGGAGCTTCTGGATTTGATGCGTATTTTATAGCAACGGCACGTCTTCTGAACCTCCCACTGATAACTGACGACAGAGGAATGCATCTCAGAGCCAGAAAATTGGAAATAGAGTCCCTCCTAGTGAGAGAGAACTCCATCAGGGAAATAGAACGCGTCCTCCGGTGA